In one Neobacillus sp. WH10 genomic region, the following are encoded:
- a CDS encoding toprim domain-containing protein — MNDSYVDKVLIVEGKSDKNKVKSIVKEPVEIICTNGTISHTKLDELIDFLENKDVYILVDSDAAGEKLRKRFKREFPQAEHLYIDRMYREVATAPVHHLATVLLGANIDVHTEFLEMG; from the coding sequence ATGAATGATTCGTATGTTGACAAAGTTCTTATTGTCGAAGGAAAATCAGATAAAAATAAGGTAAAAAGTATTGTAAAGGAACCGGTTGAAATCATTTGTACAAATGGAACCATTAGTCACACCAAATTGGATGAATTGATTGATTTTCTTGAAAACAAGGATGTCTATATTCTTGTTGATTCTGATGCTGCCGGTGAGAAGCTTCGCAAACGGTTTAAACGGGAGTTTCCACAGGCTGAACATTTATATATTGATCGGATGTATCGCGAGGTTGCAACTGCACCAGTGCACCATTTGGCAACTGTTCTCCTAGGGGCGAATATCGATGTTCATACTGAGTTTTTAGAAATGGGATAA
- a CDS encoding O-acetylhomoserine aminocarboxypropyltransferase/cysteine synthase family protein, with protein MAENQKKYRFETLSVHGGLAPDPVTGARAVPIYQNNAYQFKNTEHAANLFSLAEPGYIYTRIHNPTTTVFEERVALLEGGVGALAVASGMAAITLAILNLAQAGDEIVAASNLYGGTYNLFAVTLPKYGINVKFVDADDPENFRTAITEKTKAVFAETIGNPSLRVLDIEKTAEIAHEAGVPLIIDNTFATPYLCRPIEYGADIVVHSATKWLLGNGTTTGGIIVDGGKFDWNSPKFPGFTTPDASYHDLVYAEALGAAAYIIKARVQLLRDLGPALSPQNAFQFTLGLETLHVRMKEHVANTKKIVDYLLNHPAVDWVSYPGHPSHPDHELAKKYLPKGTGSMVIFGIKGGKAAGAKLIDSLSLWAHVANVGDAKSLIIHPASTTHQQLDAEGLKAAGVPEDLIRLSIGIENVEDLIEDLESAIEEATGLASLKANA; from the coding sequence ATGGCAGAAAATCAAAAGAAGTATCGTTTTGAAACCTTAAGTGTTCATGGTGGTTTGGCTCCGGATCCGGTGACAGGTGCCCGTGCTGTTCCGATTTATCAAAACAACGCCTATCAATTTAAAAATACCGAACATGCGGCAAACCTTTTCAGTTTAGCGGAACCTGGCTACATATATACCCGGATTCACAATCCAACCACCACTGTTTTTGAAGAAAGGGTGGCATTATTAGAAGGCGGCGTTGGCGCCCTTGCTGTTGCCAGCGGCATGGCAGCGATTACGCTCGCGATTTTAAACCTTGCCCAAGCGGGGGATGAAATTGTCGCTGCATCGAACCTTTATGGTGGAACCTACAATTTATTCGCAGTTACACTTCCGAAATACGGAATCAACGTAAAATTTGTTGATGCCGATGATCCAGAGAATTTCCGCACTGCGATTACGGAAAAAACAAAAGCAGTTTTTGCTGAAACGATTGGTAATCCAAGCTTGCGTGTACTAGATATTGAAAAAACAGCAGAAATCGCTCATGAGGCCGGAGTTCCATTGATTATTGACAATACCTTTGCGACGCCGTATCTTTGCCGGCCAATCGAGTATGGTGCCGACATTGTCGTACACTCGGCGACAAAATGGCTTTTAGGAAATGGGACAACAACAGGCGGCATTATTGTTGACGGTGGTAAGTTTGATTGGAATTCACCGAAATTCCCTGGCTTCACGACTCCTGATGCTAGCTATCATGATCTTGTTTATGCAGAAGCACTCGGTGCTGCGGCTTACATCATTAAAGCCCGCGTGCAATTATTGCGTGACCTTGGCCCTGCCCTTAGTCCGCAAAATGCCTTCCAGTTTACGCTTGGACTTGAAACCCTTCATGTCCGAATGAAGGAGCATGTGGCCAATACAAAGAAAATAGTCGATTATTTACTAAATCACCCTGCGGTTGACTGGGTTTCCTATCCTGGGCATCCTTCACACCCAGACCATGAATTAGCGAAAAAGTATCTGCCAAAAGGTACAGGATCGATGGTGATATTTGGTATTAAAGGCGGCAAAGCAGCAGGGGCTAAACTGATTGATTCGTTATCACTATGGGCACATGTTGCCAATGTTGGCGATGCAAAAAGCTTAATCATTCACCCGGCAAGTACGACACATCAGCAATTAGATGCGGAAGGACTTAAGGCGGCAGGTGTTCCAGAGGATTTAATCCGACTTTCCATCGGAATCGAAAATGTAGAAGATTTAATCGAGGATCTCGAATCAGCGATTGAGGAAGCAACAGGCTTAGCTTCGTTAAAGGCAAATGCCTAA
- a CDS encoding arsenate reductase family protein — protein sequence MSLTFYWYPKCGTCRNAKKWLDAHQLSYEEVHIVEQPPTREELQAFYQKSGLELKKFFNTSGLKYRELGIKDKMKSATDDELLDLLTSDGMLIKRPILTDGERVTVGFKEEEYEKMWL from the coding sequence ATGTCTTTGACTTTTTACTGGTATCCAAAATGCGGCACATGTCGAAATGCAAAGAAATGGTTGGATGCCCATCAGCTTTCTTATGAAGAAGTACATATTGTTGAACAGCCCCCAACGCGCGAAGAGTTGCAGGCGTTTTATCAGAAAAGCGGCTTGGAATTAAAGAAATTTTTTAATACGAGCGGGTTAAAATATCGGGAATTAGGGATCAAGGATAAAATGAAATCTGCTACCGATGATGAACTGCTTGATTTGCTAACATCTGACGGGATGCTGATCAAAAGGCCGATTTTAACGGATGGTGAACGTGTCACTGTGGGCTTTAAAGAAGAAGAGTATGAGAAAATGTGGCTTTAA
- the gcvH gene encoding glycine cleavage system protein GcvH, protein MSTPKEFRYSEEHEWVKVEGERVRVGITDFAQHELGDIVFVELPEVGDEVTADEPFGSVESVKTVSELYAPVSGKVVEVNEDLSDSPEFVNESPYEKAWMIVIELSDSSELDNLMTAEQYDEMTKEE, encoded by the coding sequence ATGAGCACACCAAAAGAATTTCGTTATTCAGAAGAACATGAATGGGTAAAGGTTGAAGGGGAAAGAGTACGCGTTGGGATTACAGACTTTGCACAGCATGAATTAGGGGATATCGTTTTCGTTGAGCTTCCAGAAGTCGGAGATGAAGTAACTGCTGACGAACCATTTGGCAGTGTTGAATCTGTTAAAACTGTTTCTGAGCTTTACGCACCAGTCAGCGGTAAGGTTGTGGAAGTAAACGAAGATTTAAGTGACAGTCCCGAATTCGTAAATGAATCACCATATGAAAAGGCATGGATGATTGTGATCGAACTATCTGATAGCAGTGAATTAGATAACCTTATGACTGCTGAACAATACGATGAAATGACGAAGGAAGAATAA
- a CDS encoding MFS transporter: MAFYYNWAAQFKTYNRNIKLSFMANIFTQIGLGIFMVIYNFYIRKLGYTEAVNGQVIAMTSLATAIILVPAGLISDRYGRKRVFFYGILISGAILLLRSIFSTQGVLISLAFTSGLTMAFLQVSGIPWLAENSTEEQRVNLFSLHFAFMTAANVIGNLLGGMLTDIFSFFASDINSIRITLIIGAVIYLIGIIPTTKFNELPKTRPTEKKKFNPSIAWKNDGIKLIVLFAIAQLLIGFGAGLVIPYLNLYFADRFSASTTSIGLIISLGQAATALAMFIGPLVVKKVGDVKAVVYLQLASLPFLLLTAYTKHLWLAALGFLFRQALMNAGNPIQMSLMMSKVNGSMKGLANSINQMVFNLGWAFMGPVSTGIVVKYGSYWGYAYVFTITAILYLFGSIYFFLVFKGFTGNKETSASAKIS, from the coding sequence ATGGCCTTTTATTATAACTGGGCTGCACAATTTAAAACGTATAATCGGAACATCAAGTTAAGCTTTATGGCAAATATTTTCACGCAAATAGGCCTTGGCATTTTCATGGTGATTTACAATTTTTATATCCGTAAACTCGGATACACAGAGGCGGTTAATGGCCAGGTCATTGCGATGACCTCGCTTGCCACAGCAATTATCCTTGTACCGGCAGGACTCATTAGTGACCGCTATGGGCGAAAAAGAGTATTTTTTTATGGCATCTTAATTTCTGGAGCAATCTTGCTGTTGAGGAGTATTTTTTCCACACAAGGGGTGCTAATCTCACTTGCCTTTACCAGCGGTTTGACAATGGCTTTCTTGCAGGTATCAGGTATTCCATGGCTCGCCGAAAATTCAACCGAGGAACAGAGGGTGAACCTGTTCAGTCTTCATTTTGCCTTTATGACCGCTGCAAATGTTATCGGTAACCTGTTGGGCGGAATGTTAACAGACATTTTTTCTTTCTTTGCAAGCGATATAAATAGCATCCGTATCACCTTGATCATCGGGGCAGTTATTTATCTAATAGGAATCATTCCCACAACAAAATTCAATGAACTTCCTAAAACAAGACCAACAGAAAAGAAAAAATTTAACCCTTCAATAGCTTGGAAAAATGACGGAATAAAGTTAATTGTATTATTTGCGATTGCACAGCTATTGATTGGCTTTGGAGCAGGTCTTGTTATTCCATATTTAAATCTGTATTTTGCAGACCGCTTTAGCGCTTCAACAACATCAATCGGTTTAATTATCTCACTTGGGCAAGCAGCAACGGCCTTAGCGATGTTTATTGGTCCACTCGTAGTTAAAAAAGTCGGTGATGTGAAGGCGGTTGTTTATTTACAGCTTGCATCACTCCCTTTCCTCTTATTAACCGCTTATACAAAACATTTATGGCTGGCGGCACTTGGTTTTCTTTTTCGCCAAGCATTAATGAACGCAGGTAACCCAATCCAAATGTCATTAATGATGTCGAAAGTAAACGGCTCGATGAAGGGACTAGCGAATTCCATTAACCAAATGGTATTTAATTTAGGATGGGCATTCATGGGGCCGGTTTCCACAGGTATTGTTGTAAAATACGGCTCGTATTGGGGCTATGCCTATGTGTTCACGATTACCGCCATATTATATCTATTCGGTTCCATTTATTTCTTCCTAGTATTTAAAGGGTTCACTGGTAATAAAGAAACGTCAGCATCTGCTAAAATATCATAA
- a CDS encoding thioredoxin family protein, with the protein MNEWNRDDLAAFLDHDESGLLYFYTPLCGTCHLASRMLQIVEELVDVKMGKMNLNYYPDFAKDLAIESVPCLLFVQNGTVKETIYAFHSVPYLLEKINNN; encoded by the coding sequence ATGAACGAATGGAATCGAGATGATCTGGCTGCTTTCCTCGATCATGATGAAAGCGGGCTGTTATATTTTTATACACCACTATGCGGCACTTGTCATCTTGCATCAAGGATGCTGCAAATCGTGGAGGAACTTGTAGATGTCAAAATGGGAAAAATGAACTTGAATTATTATCCGGATTTTGCAAAGGATTTAGCAATTGAAAGCGTACCATGCCTATTATTTGTTCAAAACGGCACTGTGAAAGAAACCATTTACGCTTTCCATTCCGTACCATATTTGCTTGAAAAGATAAACAACAACTAA
- a CDS encoding SCP2 sterol-binding domain-containing protein, translating into MIEAVKTFLVKIKDQGHVLPLIHRADIQVNLHCDQQTIQLIIKNGGIFLLQNPEEQQVKYEISGSPAAMKQLLEGTERLRFLEQQGQLKASTPLRTTLLLESIFFLTKAQNSQFTK; encoded by the coding sequence ATGATCGAAGCGGTAAAAACATTTCTAGTAAAAATCAAAGATCAGGGGCATGTCCTTCCATTAATTCATCGGGCCGATATACAGGTAAACCTTCATTGTGACCAGCAAACCATTCAGTTAATTATAAAAAATGGCGGAATCTTTCTCTTGCAAAATCCTGAAGAACAGCAGGTGAAATATGAAATTAGCGGGTCCCCAGCCGCAATGAAACAGCTGCTTGAAGGGACGGAAAGGCTGCGGTTTCTTGAACAGCAAGGGCAGCTGAAGGCTTCAACACCATTACGAACTACTCTTTTACTAGAATCGATTTTCTTTTTAACAAAAGCACAGAACAGCCAGTTCACAAAATAA
- a CDS encoding acetyl-CoA C-acetyltransferase, translating to MREAVIVAGARTPVGKAKKGTLAHVRPDDLGALVVKETLKRAGNYEGNIDDLIMGCAMPEAEQGNNVARNIGALAGLPYTVPAITINRFCSSGLQAIAYAAQGIMLGHTDTAIAGGTESMSMIPMMGHVVRPNIKLAETAPQYYMGMGHTAEQVAQKYGIAREDQDAFAVRSHQRAAKAIAEGKFVDEIVPVDVTIRTVGNDNKLVEKTIQFSQDEGVRPDTNLEALAKLRPAFSVTGSVTAGNASQTSDGAAAVMVMDREKAESLGLTPLAKFRSFAVGGVPPEIMGVGPVVAIPKAVKLAGLELSDINLFELNEAFASQSLQVVRELGLNEEIVNVNGGAIALGHPLGCTGAKLTLSLIHELKRRNEQFGVVTMCIGGGMGAAGVFELL from the coding sequence ATGAGAGAAGCGGTAATCGTTGCCGGAGCTCGCACCCCGGTTGGTAAGGCAAAGAAAGGAACGCTTGCCCATGTTCGCCCCGATGACTTGGGAGCGTTGGTTGTAAAAGAAACATTAAAGCGTGCTGGAAATTATGAAGGAAATATTGATGATTTAATTATGGGCTGTGCGATGCCGGAAGCAGAACAAGGAAATAACGTGGCACGAAACATCGGAGCGTTAGCAGGACTTCCATATACAGTCCCTGCTATCACCATAAATCGTTTCTGTTCGTCAGGCTTACAGGCCATCGCCTATGCTGCGCAAGGAATCATGCTTGGACACACAGATACAGCGATTGCGGGCGGAACGGAATCGATGAGCATGATCCCAATGATGGGCCATGTTGTTCGTCCGAATATCAAACTAGCCGAAACGGCACCGCAATATTATATGGGAATGGGTCATACTGCAGAGCAGGTAGCGCAAAAGTATGGCATAGCCCGAGAAGATCAGGATGCCTTTGCGGTCAGAAGTCATCAGCGTGCCGCCAAAGCGATTGCAGAGGGGAAATTTGTTGATGAAATTGTCCCAGTAGATGTGACGATTCGTACGGTTGGAAATGACAATAAACTAGTTGAAAAAACAATCCAATTTTCACAAGACGAAGGAGTTCGTCCAGATACAAACCTTGAAGCACTTGCGAAGCTTCGTCCTGCCTTCTCGGTAACAGGTTCGGTGACAGCAGGAAATGCCTCGCAAACAAGTGACGGGGCCGCCGCTGTGATGGTGATGGACCGTGAAAAGGCAGAATCACTTGGCTTAACACCATTAGCAAAATTCCGATCGTTTGCTGTCGGCGGCGTACCGCCTGAAATTATGGGAGTCGGCCCGGTTGTTGCTATTCCAAAAGCCGTTAAACTGGCTGGCTTAGAGCTTTCCGATATTAATTTGTTCGAATTGAATGAAGCGTTTGCTTCTCAGTCACTCCAAGTTGTCCGTGAACTTGGATTAAATGAAGAAATCGTCAACGTAAATGGTGGTGCGATTGCTCTCGGTCACCCACTTGGCTGTACCGGAGCAAAATTAACACTCTCACTCATTCATGAATTGAAGCGCAGAAATGAGCAATTTGGTGTCGTAACGATGTGTATTGGCGGAGGAATGGGTGCTGCCGGCGTATTCGAATTGCTTTAA
- a CDS encoding acyl-CoA dehydrogenase family protein — protein sequence MTNETKKYIKGGSFLIEDISCQDMLTPEDFTEEHLMIARTAEDFVEKDVLPQVEYLEKHEFDRTVKLLKKAGELGLLAADVPEEYEGLGLDKITSSLLTEKMSKAGGFSLSHGAHVGIGSLPIVLFGNEEQKKKYLPALASGEKLAAYALTEPGSGSDALGARTTAKLNAEGTHYILNGEKQWITNAGFADVFVVYAKVDGEHFTAFIVDREFPGVSTGAEEKKMGIKSSSTRTLILEDVPVPVENLLGEFGRGHVIAFNILNIGRYKLAVGAVGGSKSAFEMTVKYANGRQQFKTPISQFNLTKEKFGTIASKIYAAESSVYRTVGLYEDNQGQLSTEDAKDIKKVANSIAEYAIECSVNKFFASEVLDYVVDEGVQIHGGYGFMQEYPIERAYRDSRINRIFEGTNEINRLLVPGTFLKKAFKGELPLFQKAMALQEELMMLMPEEPGEEPLAQEKYLVKNAKKIGLLAAGLAAQKYGKALEKEQEILANIADIASIVYAMESVVLRTEKAIAKEGVEKSNQKLLYTQIFCQEAFNKIEADAKETLVAVEQGDTLRMMLSSLRKFTRHTPLNVIAKKREAANVLIEAERYIV from the coding sequence ATGACAAACGAAACAAAAAAATATATTAAAGGCGGAAGCTTTTTAATCGAAGATATTTCTTGTCAAGATATGTTAACACCGGAAGATTTTACAGAAGAGCATTTAATGATTGCTAGGACAGCTGAAGACTTCGTTGAAAAAGATGTTCTTCCACAGGTTGAATATTTAGAAAAACATGAATTCGATCGTACTGTAAAGCTGCTCAAAAAAGCAGGTGAACTTGGTCTTTTAGCAGCTGACGTACCTGAAGAATATGAAGGCTTAGGATTAGATAAAATCACGTCTTCACTTCTAACTGAAAAAATGTCAAAGGCCGGAGGTTTCTCACTTTCTCACGGAGCTCACGTTGGGATTGGATCTTTGCCAATCGTTTTATTTGGTAATGAGGAGCAAAAGAAAAAGTATTTACCTGCTCTTGCCTCAGGTGAAAAGCTTGCTGCTTACGCATTAACAGAGCCAGGATCAGGTTCCGATGCCCTAGGCGCAAGAACAACAGCTAAATTAAACGCTGAAGGTACTCATTATATTCTAAACGGTGAAAAGCAGTGGATCACAAACGCCGGTTTTGCGGACGTCTTTGTTGTCTATGCAAAAGTTGATGGCGAGCACTTCACCGCCTTCATCGTGGACAGAGAGTTCCCAGGCGTTTCCACTGGCGCTGAAGAGAAGAAAATGGGGATTAAGAGCTCATCGACACGTACACTTATTTTAGAGGATGTTCCTGTCCCTGTAGAAAATTTATTAGGTGAATTTGGGCGCGGTCACGTTATTGCATTTAACATCTTAAACATTGGACGTTACAAATTAGCAGTCGGAGCTGTCGGCGGTTCTAAATCCGCTTTTGAAATGACCGTTAAATATGCAAATGGCCGTCAGCAATTTAAAACACCTATTTCTCAATTCAATTTAACAAAAGAAAAATTCGGCACAATAGCATCTAAGATTTATGCTGCAGAAAGCTCTGTGTATCGTACGGTTGGATTGTATGAAGATAACCAAGGCCAGCTTTCAACTGAAGATGCCAAGGATATTAAAAAGGTGGCTAATTCGATTGCTGAATATGCGATCGAGTGCTCGGTTAATAAATTCTTTGCCAGCGAAGTGTTAGATTATGTGGTTGACGAAGGCGTGCAAATTCATGGCGGATATGGCTTTATGCAGGAGTATCCAATTGAAAGAGCCTATCGTGATTCCCGTATTAACCGAATCTTTGAAGGAACGAATGAAATCAATCGTCTATTGGTGCCAGGCACCTTCTTAAAGAAAGCATTCAAAGGTGAGCTGCCGCTGTTCCAAAAAGCGATGGCGCTTCAAGAAGAATTAATGATGTTAATGCCGGAAGAACCTGGCGAAGAGCCGCTTGCTCAAGAAAAATATCTAGTGAAAAATGCGAAGAAGATTGGTTTATTGGCAGCAGGATTAGCAGCACAAAAATATGGCAAGGCTCTTGAAAAAGAGCAGGAAATCCTCGCAAATATCGCGGATATCGCATCTATCGTCTATGCAATGGAATCGGTTGTCTTACGTACAGAAAAGGCAATTGCAAAAGAAGGCGTAGAAAAGAGCAACCAAAAGCTCCTATATACGCAAATCTTCTGCCAAGAAGCATTCAACAAAATTGAAGCAGATGCAAAAGAAACTTTAGTAGCTGTTGAACAAGGCGATACACTTCGAATGATGTTGTCTTCTCTTCGTAAATTTACACGCCATACCCCACTCAACGTAATAGCGAAAAAACGTGAAGCAGCAAATGTATTAATTGAAGCTGAACGCTATATTGTTTAA
- a CDS encoding methionine ABC transporter ATP-binding protein: MISIKNVRKIYPSKQGELKAVDQVNLEIQEGEIFGVIGYSGAGKSTLIRMLNGLELPTDGSVTVAGRVISKIKGVELRKARQEISMIFQHFNLLWSRTVSENIAFPLEIAGVKGPQRKERVAELIKLVGLEGRENAYPSQLSGGQKQRVGIARALANNPKVLLCDEATSALDPQTTDSILELLVDINKRLGLTIVLITHEMHVIRKICHRVAVMESGRVVELGSVLDVFKNPQQPITKRFVQQVSEPEETKETADHMLENYRSGRIVQLTFIGESAEQPLITNLIRQYNVIVNILQGKISQTQKGSYGTLFIHIDGDEEEVEKAVDFIRSQQVGVEVVAND, translated from the coding sequence GTGATTTCAATTAAAAATGTCCGCAAGATCTATCCTTCTAAGCAAGGTGAGCTAAAGGCAGTCGATCAGGTGAACCTTGAGATTCAAGAAGGAGAAATTTTCGGAGTGATTGGTTATAGTGGTGCCGGAAAAAGTACCTTAATACGCATGTTAAATGGACTAGAACTTCCAACTGATGGAAGTGTCACGGTTGCTGGCCGGGTTATTTCAAAGATAAAGGGTGTCGAACTTCGAAAGGCCCGACAGGAAATCAGCATGATTTTCCAGCATTTTAATTTGCTGTGGTCTAGAACAGTAAGTGAAAATATTGCTTTTCCACTAGAAATTGCAGGTGTCAAAGGGCCGCAAAGAAAAGAACGGGTGGCAGAGCTTATTAAGCTGGTTGGTCTGGAGGGCCGAGAAAATGCTTATCCTTCTCAGCTTAGCGGCGGGCAAAAGCAACGGGTTGGGATTGCCAGAGCGCTTGCGAATAACCCTAAAGTGCTGCTTTGTGATGAAGCGACTTCAGCCCTTGATCCACAAACGACCGATTCGATTTTAGAATTGTTAGTGGATATCAATAAACGTCTCGGTTTAACGATTGTCTTGATTACACATGAAATGCATGTCATTCGTAAAATCTGTCACCGGGTGGCTGTGATGGAAAGCGGCAGAGTGGTTGAACTTGGTTCCGTGCTCGATGTCTTTAAAAATCCACAGCAACCGATCACTAAACGATTTGTGCAACAGGTATCAGAGCCTGAGGAAACGAAAGAAACAGCAGATCATATGCTTGAAAACTATCGTTCAGGTCGAATTGTCCAATTAACGTTTATTGGTGAATCTGCTGAGCAGCCGCTGATTACGAATTTAATCCGCCAATATAATGTCATCGTTAACATCCTGCAGGGGAAAATTTCGCAAACTCAAAAGGGTTCATACGGAACGCTTTTCATTCATATCGATGGTGACGAAGAAGAAGTTGAGAAGGCAGTCGATTTTATTCGTTCACAGCAGGTAGGAGTGGAGGTGGTTGCAAATGATTAA